The Megachile rotundata isolate GNS110a chromosome 8, iyMegRotu1, whole genome shotgun sequence genome has a segment encoding these proteins:
- the ZC3H3 gene encoding zinc finger CCCH domain-containing protein 3 isoform X2 — translation MNENLLKEIQYLTRLIENHKKKSLDTLCCVEKDITNQNLNLAQTEKYASALYKSQLSKISNNISGNELTSTNVYINPNFKPQNSAIHINPKLRMKSLVHINPKMMNNVIKSNESVQCNLVNKTANAKQSPVQNSIKKSVHVNPKLMKKLSSSMQPKPEEHKKIVIQNITHPVCSRLKFVKSTNSPKATQSQKKVSNNNILILSRRKLIRVKRGSRKSLNTSQIELCKIKKSSTSLVKAVKPISQKVVRTKLSNASQQLINRNFTLIKSSMVKPKINKYRIDRTIPKANNKEYVGINRKKAVNNKMQLVTIGGIVYKSSKNQLVRNSYGVKKKRTLNLKADKFVITTNGKKLRRIKSAKEMSENPNMKAFYTNKFKLSSNISKTNYKTNISNKVKQKSIQILRNKMQKNNQPCLIFQRFGYCSNHTKGTCIKRHDKKQISLCKKFLQGNCLLDKCPLSHDVGPEKMPTCKYFLEGCCTRDACPYRHVKVSSNTPICIEFLQGYCAKGSDCKQRHENLCPEFEKTNKCSKGNFFPLKFTGVGAQNGKVYTKGEDRYRWQWKMVSCALQDIENWLVQV, via the exons atgaacgAAAATCTGTTGAAAGAAATACAATATCTGACAC GTTTAatagaaaatcataaaaaaaagtCGTTGGATACATTATGTTGTGTGGAAAAAGATATTacaaatcaaaatttaaatttagcacAGACAGAAAAGTATGCAAGTGCACTTTATAAATCTCAATtgtccaaaatttctaataacaTTTCAGGCAACGAATTGACTAGTACCAATGTATACATTAATCCAAACTTTAAACCTCAAAATTCTGCTATACACATTAATCCAAAACTCCGTATGAAATCTTTGGTCCATATTAATccaaaaatgatgaataatgTCATAAAATCTAATGAAAGTGTACAATGCAATTTGGTAAACAAAACAGCAAATGCTAAACAAAGTCCTGTgcaaaattctataaaaaaatCGGTACATGTTAAtccaaaattaatgaaaaaactATCTTCCTCTATGCAACCGAAACCAGAGGAGCATAAGAAAATAGTAATACAAAATATCACACATCCAGTGTGTTcaagattaaaatttgttaaaagtacAAATTCTCCAAAGGCTACTCAAAGTCAAAAAAAAGTTAgcaataataacattttaattttatcgcgTAGAAAACTTATACGTGTGAAACGAGGATCAAGAAAATCATTAAATACTTCTCAAATAGAACTTTGTAAAATTAAGAAGTCTTCGACTTCATTGGTAAAAGCTGTGAAACCAATATCTCAAAAAGTTGTAagaacaaaattatcaaatgctTCACAGCAGTTAATAAATAggaattttactctaataaaatCATCAATGGTGAAACCTAAAATAAACAAGTATAGAATTGATAGAACCATACCAAAAGCAAACAACAAAGAATATGTAGGCATTAATCGAAAAAAGGCTGT GAATAATAAAATGCAATTAGTAACAATTGGAGGAATTGTTTATAAATCTTCTAAAAATCAGTTAGTACGTAATAGTTATGGAGTAAAAA aaaaacgaacattaaatttaaaagctGATAAATTTGTTATTACTACTAATGGAAAAAAATTACGTAGAATAAAATCTGCAAAAGAAATGTCAGAAAATCCTAATATGAAagcattttatacaaataaatttaaattgtcaTCTAACATAtcaaaaacaaattataaaaccaATATAAG CAATAAAGTCAAACAAAAAAGTATACAGATATTGCgtaataaaatgcaaaaaaataaTCAACCCTGTTTGATATTTCAAAGATTTGGATACTGTTCAAATCATACAAAGGGAACTTGCATAAAACGCCATGACAAAAAACAAATTTCTCTCTGTAAAAA GTTCCTTCAAGGAAATTGTTTACTTGACAAGTGTCCACTATCTCATGATGTGGGTCCTGAAAAAATGCCAACTTGTAAATACTTTTTAGAAGGTTGCTGTACACGAGACGCTTGTCCTTACCGCCATGTCAAAGTTTCGTCCAATACTCCAATTTGTATTGAATTTTTACAAGGATACTGTGCCAAAGGTAGTGAT TGTAAACAACGGCATGAAAATTTGTGTCCCGAATTTGAGAAAACCAACAAGTGCAGCAAAG
- the ZC3H3 gene encoding zinc finger CCCH domain-containing protein 3 isoform X1, with translation MNENLLKEIQYLTRLIENHKKKSLDTLCCVEKDITNQNLNLAQTEKYASALYKSQLSKISNNISGNELTSTNVYINPNFKPQNSAIHINPKLRMKSLVHINPKMMNNVIKSNESVQCNLVNKTANAKQSPVQNSIKKSVHVNPKLMKKLSSSMQPKPEEHKKIVIQNITHPVCSRLKFVKSTNSPKATQSQKKVSNNNILILSRRKLIRVKRGSRKSLNTSQIELCKIKKSSTSLVKAVKPISQKVVRTKLSNASQQLINRNFTLIKSSMVKPKINKYRIDRTIPKANNKEYVGINRKKAVNNKMQLVTIGGIVYKSSKNQLVRNSYGVKKKRTLNLKADKFVITTNGKKLRRIKSAKEMSENPNMKAFYTNKFKLSSNISKTNYKTNISNKVKQKSIQILRNKMQKNNQPCLIFQRFGYCSNHTKGTCIKRHDKKQISLCKKFLQGNCLLDKCPLSHDVGPEKMPTCKYFLEGCCTRDACPYRHVKVSSNTPICIEFLQGYCAKGSDCKQRHENLCPEFEKTNKCSKGKHCPYPHKSQSFSNTQNHLKRKYDICSNQVVPPATKDTSSSNNENRVRYYEQADTLNKSLDKKRESIMKKIKLMKRVESIACSDISSETSNNTTDVEISENNTELEVVSNSTVSKRPPIGFLPAYIPIN, from the exons atgaacgAAAATCTGTTGAAAGAAATACAATATCTGACAC GTTTAatagaaaatcataaaaaaaagtCGTTGGATACATTATGTTGTGTGGAAAAAGATATTacaaatcaaaatttaaatttagcacAGACAGAAAAGTATGCAAGTGCACTTTATAAATCTCAATtgtccaaaatttctaataacaTTTCAGGCAACGAATTGACTAGTACCAATGTATACATTAATCCAAACTTTAAACCTCAAAATTCTGCTATACACATTAATCCAAAACTCCGTATGAAATCTTTGGTCCATATTAATccaaaaatgatgaataatgTCATAAAATCTAATGAAAGTGTACAATGCAATTTGGTAAACAAAACAGCAAATGCTAAACAAAGTCCTGTgcaaaattctataaaaaaatCGGTACATGTTAAtccaaaattaatgaaaaaactATCTTCCTCTATGCAACCGAAACCAGAGGAGCATAAGAAAATAGTAATACAAAATATCACACATCCAGTGTGTTcaagattaaaatttgttaaaagtacAAATTCTCCAAAGGCTACTCAAAGTCAAAAAAAAGTTAgcaataataacattttaattttatcgcgTAGAAAACTTATACGTGTGAAACGAGGATCAAGAAAATCATTAAATACTTCTCAAATAGAACTTTGTAAAATTAAGAAGTCTTCGACTTCATTGGTAAAAGCTGTGAAACCAATATCTCAAAAAGTTGTAagaacaaaattatcaaatgctTCACAGCAGTTAATAAATAggaattttactctaataaaatCATCAATGGTGAAACCTAAAATAAACAAGTATAGAATTGATAGAACCATACCAAAAGCAAACAACAAAGAATATGTAGGCATTAATCGAAAAAAGGCTGT GAATAATAAAATGCAATTAGTAACAATTGGAGGAATTGTTTATAAATCTTCTAAAAATCAGTTAGTACGTAATAGTTATGGAGTAAAAA aaaaacgaacattaaatttaaaagctGATAAATTTGTTATTACTACTAATGGAAAAAAATTACGTAGAATAAAATCTGCAAAAGAAATGTCAGAAAATCCTAATATGAAagcattttatacaaataaatttaaattgtcaTCTAACATAtcaaaaacaaattataaaaccaATATAAG CAATAAAGTCAAACAAAAAAGTATACAGATATTGCgtaataaaatgcaaaaaaataaTCAACCCTGTTTGATATTTCAAAGATTTGGATACTGTTCAAATCATACAAAGGGAACTTGCATAAAACGCCATGACAAAAAACAAATTTCTCTCTGTAAAAA GTTCCTTCAAGGAAATTGTTTACTTGACAAGTGTCCACTATCTCATGATGTGGGTCCTGAAAAAATGCCAACTTGTAAATACTTTTTAGAAGGTTGCTGTACACGAGACGCTTGTCCTTACCGCCATGTCAAAGTTTCGTCCAATACTCCAATTTGTATTGAATTTTTACAAGGATACTGTGCCAAAGGTAGTGAT TGTAAACAACGGCATGAAAATTTGTGTCCCGAATTTGAGAAAACCAACAAGTGCAGCAAAGGTAAGCATTGTCCTTATccacataaatcacaatcattttctAATACACAAAATCATTTGAAAAGAAAGTATGACATATGTAGTAATCAAGTAGTTCCTCCTGCTACAAAGGATACTTCTTCCTCTAATAATGAAAACAGAGTTAGATATTATGAACAAGCAGATACTTTAAACAAGTCTCTTGACAAAAAAAGAGAAAGtattatgaaaaaaataaaacttatGAAAAGAGTAGAATCCATAGCTTGTTCTGATATATCAAGTGAAACATCTAATAATACCACAGATGTAGAAATAAGTGAAAATAATACTGAATTAGAAGTAGTTTCTAATTCAACAGTATCAAAACGACCTCCTATTGGTTTTCTGCCTGCTTATATACCTATCAATTGA
- the ZC3H3 gene encoding zinc finger CCCH domain-containing protein 3 isoform X3, producing the protein MNENLLKEIQYLTRLIENHKKKSLDTLCCVEKDITNQNLNLAQTEKYASALYKSQLSKISNNISGNELTSTNVYINPNFKPQNSAIHINPKLRMKSLVHINPKMMNNVIKSNESVQCNLVNKTANAKQSPVQNSIKKSVHVNPKLMKKLSSSMQPKPEEHKKIVIQNITHPVCSRLKFVKSTNSPKATQSQKKVSNNNILILSRRKLIRVKRGSRKSLNTSQIELCKIKKSSTSLVKAVKPISQKVVRTKLSNASQQLINRNFTLIKSSMVKPKINKYRIDRTIPKANNKEYVGINRKKAVNNKMQLVTIGGIVYKSSKNQLVRNSYGVKKKRTLNLKADKFVITTNGKKLRRIKSAKEMSENPNMKAFYTNKFKLSSNISKTNYKTNISNKVKQKSIQILRNKMQKNNQPCLIFQRFGYCSNHTKGTCIKRHDKKQISLCKKFLQGNCLLDKCPLSHDVGPEKMPTCKYFLEGCCTRDACPYRHVKVSSNTPICIEFLQGYCAKGSDCKQRHENLCPEFEKTNKCSKANTAYFSSSMKMAFKSPED; encoded by the exons atgaacgAAAATCTGTTGAAAGAAATACAATATCTGACAC GTTTAatagaaaatcataaaaaaaagtCGTTGGATACATTATGTTGTGTGGAAAAAGATATTacaaatcaaaatttaaatttagcacAGACAGAAAAGTATGCAAGTGCACTTTATAAATCTCAATtgtccaaaatttctaataacaTTTCAGGCAACGAATTGACTAGTACCAATGTATACATTAATCCAAACTTTAAACCTCAAAATTCTGCTATACACATTAATCCAAAACTCCGTATGAAATCTTTGGTCCATATTAATccaaaaatgatgaataatgTCATAAAATCTAATGAAAGTGTACAATGCAATTTGGTAAACAAAACAGCAAATGCTAAACAAAGTCCTGTgcaaaattctataaaaaaatCGGTACATGTTAAtccaaaattaatgaaaaaactATCTTCCTCTATGCAACCGAAACCAGAGGAGCATAAGAAAATAGTAATACAAAATATCACACATCCAGTGTGTTcaagattaaaatttgttaaaagtacAAATTCTCCAAAGGCTACTCAAAGTCAAAAAAAAGTTAgcaataataacattttaattttatcgcgTAGAAAACTTATACGTGTGAAACGAGGATCAAGAAAATCATTAAATACTTCTCAAATAGAACTTTGTAAAATTAAGAAGTCTTCGACTTCATTGGTAAAAGCTGTGAAACCAATATCTCAAAAAGTTGTAagaacaaaattatcaaatgctTCACAGCAGTTAATAAATAggaattttactctaataaaatCATCAATGGTGAAACCTAAAATAAACAAGTATAGAATTGATAGAACCATACCAAAAGCAAACAACAAAGAATATGTAGGCATTAATCGAAAAAAGGCTGT GAATAATAAAATGCAATTAGTAACAATTGGAGGAATTGTTTATAAATCTTCTAAAAATCAGTTAGTACGTAATAGTTATGGAGTAAAAA aaaaacgaacattaaatttaaaagctGATAAATTTGTTATTACTACTAATGGAAAAAAATTACGTAGAATAAAATCTGCAAAAGAAATGTCAGAAAATCCTAATATGAAagcattttatacaaataaatttaaattgtcaTCTAACATAtcaaaaacaaattataaaaccaATATAAG CAATAAAGTCAAACAAAAAAGTATACAGATATTGCgtaataaaatgcaaaaaaataaTCAACCCTGTTTGATATTTCAAAGATTTGGATACTGTTCAAATCATACAAAGGGAACTTGCATAAAACGCCATGACAAAAAACAAATTTCTCTCTGTAAAAA GTTCCTTCAAGGAAATTGTTTACTTGACAAGTGTCCACTATCTCATGATGTGGGTCCTGAAAAAATGCCAACTTGTAAATACTTTTTAGAAGGTTGCTGTACACGAGACGCTTGTCCTTACCGCCATGTCAAAGTTTCGTCCAATACTCCAATTTGTATTGAATTTTTACAAGGATACTGTGCCAAAGGTAGTGAT TGTAAACAACGGCATGAAAATTTGTGTCCCGAATTTGAGAAAACCAACAAGTGCAGCAAAG